The DNA region CACCGCCCGGCGTCCCACACCAGGTCGACGTGCGGCCAGAGCCAAGCGCTGTCCGCGCCGGGGCTGGCGAAGCGGATGTGCTCGAGGTCGCACGCCAGCCTGGCGAAGCGGATGAGGTCGCGCCGGCAGGGGCCCGCGCCCAGCACCAGCACGCGCACCTCGTCGCAGACCACACGCAGCAGGTCGGCGGCCCACAACAGCTCCGTCACGCGGCAGGGCGCCTCGAGGGGCGCCGGGATAGCGATCAGCCGCGCGTCGGCGGGGGCCGCGATCCGCGCCAGCGCCTCGTCACGCGTCGCCGCGGCGAGGGCCCCGGTCGGCCGGACCGCGTCGGGCGCCACCAGCAGCCTGGCGGGGTCGAGCCGCGGCGCCGCGCGCAGCGCCCAGCGGCGCGCGGCCTCGGCGCCCAGCACCACACGGTCGGCGCGACGCAGCGCCCAGCGCAACGCCGGCGTGCGCGGCAGCCGCCGCAGGTCGGCGTCGGCGCCGAGCCCCACCACGCGCCGCGCGCGTCCGGTTAGCAGCGTCGCCGCGACGGCCGAATCGGCGTCCCACGCGTGCACCACGTCTGGCCGGAACCGCCGCGCTGCGCTGCGCAGCTTGGCCAGCGACCAACGCCCCGCGCCCGTGGCTCCGCCGAGCTGCACGGTGTGCTGCGTCAGCGACCGCTGGCCCGCCAGGGCGCTGAGCGTATCGCCCCGCAGCGGGTCTTCGGCGCAGCGGCAGACGTGCAGGATGCGGAGCGGCATGACGCGCTAGGCCCGGGGGAAGCAGCAACCAACAGGCCCCCCGCAGCGGCCTCGCGGCGCCGCGTTGGGGAGAAAACAAACAGGCCGACCCGGCGCGAGCTCGGGACGGCCTGGGATGGCGTCGTGTTGCGCAACGGCGGCGGACGGTTAGTCGTCGTCGTCGTCTTCGTACTCTTCGTCTTCTTCCTCTTCGTCTTCGTACTCGTA from Pirellulimonas nuda includes:
- a CDS encoding glycosyltransferase, whose product is MPLRILHVCRCAEDPLRGDTLSALAGQRSLTQHTVQLGGATGAGRWSLAKLRSAARRFRPDVVHAWDADSAVAATLLTGRARRVVGLGADADLRRLPRTPALRWALRRADRVVLGAEAARRWALRAAPRLDPARLLVAPDAVRPTGALAAATRDEALARIAAPADARLIAIPAPLEAPCRVTELLWAADLLRVVCDEVRVLVLGAGPCRRDLIRFARLACDLEHIRFASPGADSAWLWPHVDLVWDAGRWLCPPRWLLEAHAAGVAMVGADAPGVQERWPDGAGFSSAAVGVHERADRIRATVAALACQAPPWRPRGEQSVQTLEAAATRLTELYHRAAEGQSVASPGPRPA